A region of the Halanaerobiaceae bacterium ANBcell28 genome:
TGGTTATTACTTTTATCCATCTCTTCAATCTTAGCCTCAGGATCAATAAGTACTGTAAACTCTTGTCTGCCTATCTCTAGTAATTCCCAGCTATATTCAAGGGTAATTTGTTCTTGGGCAGGAACAAGAGCTAATATTTCAGTTCTTAATAAATTTTCATCTGCTATAATTCCATTATATAAGGCTACTTCAAGATCTTCTACATCTGCAAAGCCAATGTTCTTAATGATAAGCTCTACATCTATTTTATCAGAGTAATATACTTCTTCCTGGGAGAAAGAAATATCTTCTGATTCAATCGTTAAATTAGGCTTGATTAATTCCAGTGCAGAAAGCACTGCAGCGGTGCTTAATGAATCATTATTCCAACTAGCATTTGCTTGTTTTTGTGAATAAATAAAATCAAGTGTAGCCATTATTTCTGAAACACTTAATTGATCTATTGTTACTGCAAAAGCCCTGGCTGTTTCCAAAATATCTCCATAGCTACCATCACTATTTCTCTGGCTTATCAGCCATTGTCGGCTATGATTTAGCAAATAGCCTGTACCTATAATTTCATTCAGCCTCTTTAGCTCCTCAACTATTATTGATGTCAAGTATGTATTTCCTGCTTCACCTCTTTTAATACTAAAAGAACCGTTAGCATTATTATTGTTATTAAAATAAGTAATAATATTTCTATATAAAGATAAATCGCTATACTGTATATCAAGTAATGCCCTTAAAGCAAGTGCTGTTTCCCATGGACTACTTTCGTAATTTACAGCAAATCCCCAGCCTCCATCATAGTTTTGTCCCGCCAGTAATTGCTCAAGGAATTCTGAATAATCTTTTCCTCTCCTTGCAAGAATAGAGATTCTTCGAGCTAAATAATCATAATTATTTTGTTCTGGGAAAGTAGTTAAGTAATTACTGTATTTTGCTTCAACACCTGAATATGATGTATTTCTAAGCAAATAATCAATCTCTGAAATCCTATAATAAGCAAAAGCTTTATTTAACCATGCTTGATCACTTATTAACTCTTCTAAAAATTCTAGTCCATTTACTACTGGTAAAAGTTCAGGATCATATTCTTGCAGAGCCAGAAGAATTAAAGCAGTAGTAAAGAGATTACTTTCTTCTCCAGCCTGCAGTCCCCAGCCAGCATCAAAATTAACAGCCATTTTAAAATAATCTACAGCATTTTCTATAGCTTCATTTTTTTCTTCCTCTAATTCTCCACTAAAATTCATCTTTTCTAAAGCCAGCAGAGTCCAGGCAGTATTAATATTATTTCCCCAGCTACCATTAGCACTTTGCTGACGCAAAAGCCAATTGACTGCGTTTATCTCAGGCTTTCCACTATAATCCCCTTCGGTCAAAGCTAAAAGTGCTAAGGCCGTTTCCTGTATAGCTGATTGACCGCCTTGACCCCAGCCACCGTCAATATTTTGGACTGAACTGAGGTAATTTAGTCCAACCCTGGCTGTACTTAGTTCTAAATTATGTATCAAAAAAGCATAAGAAATTAGAGATGTCAGATAAATATCTTCTTCCCAATCTCCCTGGTAATTTTGCTCCACTGCCAGTTTTTCAGCAAGTGAAGTATCGGGTACTGCCAGGAGAGAAAAGGCCTGTCCTATTAAATCTTCTTCCTCTACATGAAAAAGTAGCTTTTCTTGTAGTTCTGATATATCACCTGTACTATTATATGATTTCACCAACAAAGAAAGAGCTTTGAAATCCACAGTTCGTTCCTCGATTAAAGATTGGCTCTCTATATATTCAATACCTGCATTTGCTGTATTAGCCATTATTAATAGAAAAGCAAATACTAAAAAAATATTTAAATATTTTTTTAACATAAATAAACACCTCCGAAATAATTGTTTAGAATTAATAAACAAAATAATATGTAATAAAGCTTTATTTAATCATTTATTATTTTTCTAATTTCATTATCTATTTCTGCATTGTTAGATCTTTTAACTAATTCTTTTATAAAATTATTGATTCCCTCTATATAAGAAATTCTTAACTTTTCTTTATAGATATCATTAACACTATAGAATATTTCAATAAGATCATTCTGAGCAAAACCTTTACCTAGTTTTATATAATTAATATATTTAAACTCCAATTTTGCATTAGTAAAAACATTTAACCTATATTTTAACTGATCATTATTTATTATCGCTTTACTCCTAAATAAACCTTTATACAAAGTAAAACCTAAAAACGCAATTAACATTAAACCTAGAAATATAGTTATAATATTATAATAATCCATTAAAAAGTATTGAATTATTATAAAAACAGCAATTGCTCCGTAAAGGTATAAGATACTTTTAGACTCTTTATATTGTAATAAATCTTGAGAGTATTCTATATCATTTTTAGTTTCCACAGGTATTAAAACTTTCGTACTTACTAATACAAGTATTATTATCCAGATTACGTATACCAATTGAACCACCATTGACCCTGGACCAAAATAAAAAGCACAGGAAATAATAATAACTGTAAATGAGATTAGTGATGCTAATATTATGGCTGTAGATATAATACTAAAGCGAAGATATCTATCCATTATAACTATCTTACTTTTGCTTTTCTTAAGCAATAAATATAATATAGCGAATACTAGTAAAAAAGATAGCAATGATAATATAGTTATTCCTCCTATTAAATACATTTGCTTCCTCCTTTTAAATTTAATTCTTTAAATCTAGGCTAGTAAATTAAAGTGCTGAAGAAGATAATATATCCAGGTAACAACTACTACAATAGCTATTATTAAAAAAGCTAAAAATAAATTAAAAGCTTTTTTTCCAGAAACTATTTTAAATCCCCCAATCATCAAAAAATTTATACACGTATTATATTTTAAATATAATTTTATCTGTAAAAGACATATTATAAATATTCCAAGGAGTGCAATTATAAAAAACAACTCCTCTTCTGTTATAAGAAATGGAATCCCTAACAAAATGGCAATAACAAGCCAAAAATATATTTTACCTAAAACTTTTTCAACATCTTTAGATTTTTTATCATTTCTCATAAGTTTTAACAACCTTTCATTTTTTTATAAAATACCTCTTATGAGCTAATCTTTTCAAATCACTATGATAAATCATTTTAAAGATTAGCTCTGCTTAAATCTTGGCTTCAAGCATATAAGAATTTCCTATTGAAAAACACATTATTACTGGACATCTCAGACATATATTCATCATATAAATTTTCTCGGTATATTACTAAAGCTCTCATTATTATATGAGTAATCAGGAAAAACCAGAATCCTAAAGGAGAGCCCAATAAAAGGGCAACTACAGTAATCAAAATAAATGATGCTGCTATAAAATAGATCAACACATCCAGCAAAAACATATTTGCCCAGTTACTATAATTACCATCCATTAATTCCCTGGTTTCTTCAGCATTGCTACTAGTTGAATCTACTAATCTGCCAAAAGAAATAATTATACCAATTCCAGGAATCAATGTGCCATCGAGAATACCACCTATTAAAAACCAAAACAGTTCCTTCGCAAATTCCATCACTTCTCCCAAGACTCCACCATTTAATCCACCACTAATCATATAAGCCCCTGAACCATCTTCATTCTGGACTATATAACCTGTTCCAGTCCAATCAGAGATAGTTACTTCTCTTTGTGGAACTATAATTGATTTTCCATTTAGAATGAAATTCCTGAACATCTGTTTTTTGCTATGACTATACTCCAACTGTTCCAATACTGTTTCATAGTTTTCAGAGTTTATAGTAAAAATAGGTATTCCTTCTTTATTGGCATATTGAAGAACATGCATTGTACTTACAGAAGCTCCACCAAACATTTGCGAGAAAATTGACCCTTCCATATAAGAACTCATCATACCGCTAACCATATTATAAGCTTTTACATTATTCTCATCTCCAACTACACTCCAGCTATTATGCGCTTCTCTAGCTAAATCAATAGACATCCCACCAGGTCTAACTAATCGTGGCATTCCAAACAATTTTTCCACATTAAGATTCATTTTTGTTAGCCCAGCAGATGTCATCCTAAAAGATCTAATACCAGTTTGTTGCTGTAACATTTTATTGATCATATCAACCTGTGCATAATAGCTCATTCCAATAGTATGAAGGGTTTCACTAGCCAATGAGGATGAAGTTATCTTGTTAAAATTTTCCTCAGTCAAATTATATTCCATATTCCTTAAATTAACTATCTTGTCATCTAAATGTTTTCCATTTACTCTCCCGTTATTTAAATTTATAACGTAGCTTTCCCCAGCAACAATTTTATAATTATCCCTTCCAGCATTTTTTATAGGGTGAATAAAATTCAAATTCAGATTTTGATTTGAGCCTAAAGTCACGGGGGAACCAACTGCAATTACTTTATCATCGATAGTTAATTTAGGCTTAACTTGAATTAAATAAGCAGGTAAACTTGCTGGTAATTTATTTATGTCAAGTTCTTCATCAACTTCTATCTCTGGTATATAAGATTTTATTAACTGGCTATCAGCATCTGTTGCAGCTATATATGATAAAGAAATTGTTTTGCTTAATAGTTCAGAAATAGCAGCTGTATAGCTTATATCTGCACCTGACCAGTAATCTCCTTCTATTTGAATATTTAACTTTTCTCTATATTTATCACTTAAAGAGTCCATTTCTCCTGTTGTTATTACTATCTCATAAGGTAAAGATAATGGTAAAATTGAATACTCTTCTTTTATAATTTGATGTCCTGGCAGTATAT
Encoded here:
- a CDS encoding transglutaminase-like domain-containing protein, with the protein product MYRKYIKNKYFVFLLMFFVIHMVVSPAYYNAYAASKARTEIENHFYFTYDDMNRSISIENEKSNIELLEEKMKELLNLLEEDESVFNNKLDNQLEKLSEEIKLLDKNIIEEFSKEEALLRQKNVSSKILARHFDFLNEYQEKMNYLIDLIDRNIKEDDIFFSAFSTSRTEDPREELRWELKENFLQEKYILPELDDLPVTSIDFEAGEPGDYQSITPAFQATMGNFQVQSNYQVQANDLQETIEIQFTPEIRELARDLDHNPVKIYEYIRNNFDYEPYYGSVRGSQETLRQRAGNDFDLSSLLIALYRESNIPSRYVTGVVRIPVEKVKQWVGIDDTQSALNIFPSNGIPSRAIVSGGEAVYLELEHTWVEAYLPLANYRGVRLDESGKGWVPLDSAFKLYETVEGVDFAEKITFSIDTLTEDLEKGSVIGMDNNSITQVDNEMIDAVFKNYKNTLRVYLEENHSEERMIDILPGHQIIKEEYSILPLSLPYEIVITTGEMDSLSDKYREKLNIQIEGDYWSGADISYTAAISELLSKTISLSYIAATDADSQLIKSYIPEIEVDEELDINKLPASLPAYLIQVKPKLTIDDKVIAVGSPVTLGSNQNLNLNFIHPIKNAGRDNYKIVAGESYVINLNNGRVNGKHLDDKIVNLRNMEYNLTEENFNKITSSSLASETLHTIGMSYYAQVDMINKMLQQQTGIRSFRMTSAGLTKMNLNVEKLFGMPRLVRPGGMSIDLAREAHNSWSVVGDENNVKAYNMVSGMMSSYMEGSIFSQMFGGASVSTMHVLQYANKEGIPIFTINSENYETVLEQLEYSHSKKQMFRNFILNGKSIIVPQREVTISDWTGTGYIVQNEDGSGAYMISGGLNGGVLGEVMEFAKELFWFLIGGILDGTLIPGIGIIISFGRLVDSTSSNAEETRELMDGNYSNWANMFLLDVLIYFIAASFILITVVALLLGSPLGFWFFLITHIIMRALVIYRENLYDEYMSEMSSNNVFFNRKFLYA